A single region of the Bradysia coprophila strain Holo2 unplaced genomic scaffold, BU_Bcop_v1 contig_235, whole genome shotgun sequence genome encodes:
- the LOC119077496 gene encoding uncharacterized protein LOC119077496 isoform X1: protein MSVAQPFVYLIRVVVVREIGCFFIKLSVDESLCSDKCEQSRSKTIDIFVNHSNLYVCEKNQMVLVVSSKRYDLKSQVFSELEVLRFVPILSMFICEKNVDGNKRSLVNKRSTLSQIHASKIIIELQFHVVAHGLASCSTVFQCSIMTEKLIFDYKLVHSSITMQLVYASTAWLTSPFLCFKVIVCNNRLPKTINGVEQWSFYGFNFGQLQSVQRKPEFTILTLCVSIVKHHRVFHISIVCSIKVSFRALVSASHNGSSNHSSSSLSVSKAERVGSCKADRSAGFIHLAVIVPTAVSSYYCGQLQTVNGVSMCEQLAECFSTCLWNMSSLQHRSLENEALHGIRKRLSKRFISRRAKPAIMYNKNAANFVDWITELSKAQQSALRELNPTTASNFGGIWEAAVQSMKFHLKQIVGSSHLTFKELTILFCQIECAFISRPMCSLTDEDLNLSLFLSKFFRFIHFIFRANFISF, encoded by the exons ATGTCGGTTGCTCAaccgtttgtttatttaattcgcGTTGTAGTTGTGAGAGAAATCGGctgtttttttatcaaattatcggTCGATGAAAGTTTATGTTCCGACAAGTGCGAACAATCGCGTTCTAAGACAATAGACATTTTTgtgaatcattcaaatttgtatgttTGTGAAAAGAATCAAATGGTTCTAGTTGTTTCATCGAAAAGATACGATTTAAAGAGTCAAGTGTTCAGCGAGTTGGAAGTTTTACGATTTGTGCCCATTCTCTCAATGTtcatttgtgagaaaaacgtGGATGGAAACAAAAGGTCGCTGGTTAACAAAAGATCCACGTTGTCTCAAATACACGCTTCGAAAATAATCATCGAATTGCAGTTTCATGTAGTGGCTCATGGATTGGCTTCGTGCTCTACTGTCTTTCAGTGTTCAATAATGACAGAGAAGCTGATTTTCGACTACAAATTGGTGCATTCGAGTATCACTATGCAATTAGTGTATGCCAGTACAGCTTGGTTGACGTCaccatttctttgtttcaaagTTATCGTGTGCAATAATCGTCTACCAAAGACAATCAATGGAGTAGAGCAGTGGTCATTTTATGGTTTCAATTTTGGTCAACTGCAATCCGTACAGCGAAAACCggaatttacaattttgactTTATGTGTTTCAATAGTCAAACATCATCGAGTATTCCACATTTCAATCGTTTGTTCGATTAAAGTTTCATTTCGAGCATTGGTTTCGGCGTCTCATAACGGATCAAGCAATCATTCCAGTTCGTCTTTAAGCGTGTCAAAGGCCGAACGAGTCGGAAGTTGCAAGGCTGACAGATCAGCTGGATTTATTCATCTTGCAGTAATTGTTCCAACTGCCGTTTCTTCGTATTATTGTGGTCAATTGCAGACAGTCAATGGAGTATCAATGTGTGAACAATTAGCGGAATGTTTCTCGACTTGTTTATGGAACATGAGTAGTCTTCAACATCGTTCGCTGGAGAATGAAGCGCTCCATGGTATCCGAAAACGATTATCCAAGAGATTCATCAGTCGTCGGGCAAAACCTGCCAttatgtacaacaaaaatgctGCGAATTTTGTGGACTGGATAACAGAGCTTTCTAAGGCACAGCAGAGCGCACTGAGAGAAC TCAATCCTACAACAGCAAGTAATTTCGGAGGAATTTGGGAAGCAGCAGTGCAATCAATGAAGTTTCACCTCAAACAAATTGTTGGGTCGTCACATCTCACGTTTAAGGAGCTGacaattcttttttgtcaaatcGAGTGCGCATTTATTTCGAGACCAATGTGCAGCCTGACCGATGAGGATTTGaatttgagtttatttttgagtaaatttttccgtttcattcattttatcttccgagccaatttcatttcattttga
- the LOC119077496 gene encoding uncharacterized protein LOC119077496 isoform X2, with translation MSVAQPFVYLIRVVVVREIGCFFIKLSVDESLCSDKCEQSRSKTIDIFVNHSNLYVCEKNQMVLVVSSKRYDLKSQVFSELEVLRFVPILSMFICEKNVDGNKRSLVNKRSTLSQIHASKIIIELQFHVVAHGLASCSTVFQCSIMTEKLIFDYKLVHSSITMQLVYASTAWLTSPFLCFKVIVCNNRLPKTINGVEQWSFYGFNFGQLQSVQRKPEFTILTLCVSIVKHHRVFHISIVCSIKVSFRALVSASHNGSSNHSSSSLSVSKAERVGSCKADRSAGFIHLAVIVPTAVSSYYCGQLQTVNGVSMCEQLAECFSTCLWNMSSLQHRSLENEALHGIRKRLSKRFISRRAKPAIMYNKNAANFVDWITELSKAQQSALREQMDEIVALFTNDGVDWEFNPTTAFLSNRVRIYFETNVQPDR, from the exons ATGTCGGTTGCTCAaccgtttgtttatttaattcgcGTTGTAGTTGTGAGAGAAATCGGctgtttttttatcaaattatcggTCGATGAAAGTTTATGTTCCGACAAGTGCGAACAATCGCGTTCTAAGACAATAGACATTTTTgtgaatcattcaaatttgtatgttTGTGAAAAGAATCAAATGGTTCTAGTTGTTTCATCGAAAAGATACGATTTAAAGAGTCAAGTGTTCAGCGAGTTGGAAGTTTTACGATTTGTGCCCATTCTCTCAATGTtcatttgtgagaaaaacgtGGATGGAAACAAAAGGTCGCTGGTTAACAAAAGATCCACGTTGTCTCAAATACACGCTTCGAAAATAATCATCGAATTGCAGTTTCATGTAGTGGCTCATGGATTGGCTTCGTGCTCTACTGTCTTTCAGTGTTCAATAATGACAGAGAAGCTGATTTTCGACTACAAATTGGTGCATTCGAGTATCACTATGCAATTAGTGTATGCCAGTACAGCTTGGTTGACGTCaccatttctttgtttcaaagTTATCGTGTGCAATAATCGTCTACCAAAGACAATCAATGGAGTAGAGCAGTGGTCATTTTATGGTTTCAATTTTGGTCAACTGCAATCCGTACAGCGAAAACCggaatttacaattttgactTTATGTGTTTCAATAGTCAAACATCATCGAGTATTCCACATTTCAATCGTTTGTTCGATTAAAGTTTCATTTCGAGCATTGGTTTCGGCGTCTCATAACGGATCAAGCAATCATTCCAGTTCGTCTTTAAGCGTGTCAAAGGCCGAACGAGTCGGAAGTTGCAAGGCTGACAGATCAGCTGGATTTATTCATCTTGCAGTAATTGTTCCAACTGCCGTTTCTTCGTATTATTGTGGTCAATTGCAGACAGTCAATGGAGTATCAATGTGTGAACAATTAGCGGAATGTTTCTCGACTTGTTTATGGAACATGAGTAGTCTTCAACATCGTTCGCTGGAGAATGAAGCGCTCCATGGTATCCGAAAACGATTATCCAAGAGATTCATCAGTCGTCGGGCAAAACCTGCCAttatgtacaacaaaaatgctGCGAATTTTGTGGACTGGATAACAGAGCTTTCTAAGGCACAGCAGAGCGCACTGAGAGAACAAATGGACGAAATAGTCGCTTTATTTACCAACGACGGCGTCGATTGGGAATTCAATCCTACAACAGC ttttttgtcaaatcGAGTGCGCATTTATTTCGAGACCAATGTGCAGCCTGACCGATGA
- the LOC119077496 gene encoding uncharacterized protein LOC119077496 isoform X3 produces MSVAQPFVYLIRVVVVREIGCFFIKLSVDESLCSDKCEQSRSKTIDIFVNHSNLYVCEKNQMVLVVSSKRYDLKSQVFSELEVLRFVPILSMFICEKNVDGNKRSLVNKRSTLSQIHASKIIIELQFHVVAHGLASCSTVFQCSIMTEKLIFDYKLVHSSITMQLVYASTAWLTSPFLCFKVIVCNNRLPKTINGVEQWSFYGFNFGQLQSVQRKPEFTILTLCVSIVKHHRVFHISIVCSIKVSFRALVSASHNGSSNHSSSSLSVSKAERVGSCKADRSAGFIHLAVIVPTAVSSYYCGQLQTVNGVSMCEQLAECFSTCLWNMSSLQHRSLENEALHGIRKRLSKRFISRRAKPAIMYNKNAANFVDWITELSKAQQSALRELNPTTAFLSNRVRIYFETNVQPDR; encoded by the exons ATGTCGGTTGCTCAaccgtttgtttatttaattcgcGTTGTAGTTGTGAGAGAAATCGGctgtttttttatcaaattatcggTCGATGAAAGTTTATGTTCCGACAAGTGCGAACAATCGCGTTCTAAGACAATAGACATTTTTgtgaatcattcaaatttgtatgttTGTGAAAAGAATCAAATGGTTCTAGTTGTTTCATCGAAAAGATACGATTTAAAGAGTCAAGTGTTCAGCGAGTTGGAAGTTTTACGATTTGTGCCCATTCTCTCAATGTtcatttgtgagaaaaacgtGGATGGAAACAAAAGGTCGCTGGTTAACAAAAGATCCACGTTGTCTCAAATACACGCTTCGAAAATAATCATCGAATTGCAGTTTCATGTAGTGGCTCATGGATTGGCTTCGTGCTCTACTGTCTTTCAGTGTTCAATAATGACAGAGAAGCTGATTTTCGACTACAAATTGGTGCATTCGAGTATCACTATGCAATTAGTGTATGCCAGTACAGCTTGGTTGACGTCaccatttctttgtttcaaagTTATCGTGTGCAATAATCGTCTACCAAAGACAATCAATGGAGTAGAGCAGTGGTCATTTTATGGTTTCAATTTTGGTCAACTGCAATCCGTACAGCGAAAACCggaatttacaattttgactTTATGTGTTTCAATAGTCAAACATCATCGAGTATTCCACATTTCAATCGTTTGTTCGATTAAAGTTTCATTTCGAGCATTGGTTTCGGCGTCTCATAACGGATCAAGCAATCATTCCAGTTCGTCTTTAAGCGTGTCAAAGGCCGAACGAGTCGGAAGTTGCAAGGCTGACAGATCAGCTGGATTTATTCATCTTGCAGTAATTGTTCCAACTGCCGTTTCTTCGTATTATTGTGGTCAATTGCAGACAGTCAATGGAGTATCAATGTGTGAACAATTAGCGGAATGTTTCTCGACTTGTTTATGGAACATGAGTAGTCTTCAACATCGTTCGCTGGAGAATGAAGCGCTCCATGGTATCCGAAAACGATTATCCAAGAGATTCATCAGTCGTCGGGCAAAACCTGCCAttatgtacaacaaaaatgctGCGAATTTTGTGGACTGGATAACAGAGCTTTCTAAGGCACAGCAGAGCGCACTGAGAGAAC TCAATCCTACAACAG cttttttgtcaaatcGAGTGCGCATTTATTTCGAGACCAATGTGCAGCCTGACCGATGA